In Deferribacter desulfuricans SSM1, the following are encoded in one genomic region:
- a CDS encoding homoserine O-acetyltransferase MetX, producing the protein MKENSVGLVKTKYVTFKDDFYFESGRILSPITVAYETYGKLNEKKDNAILICHALTGSAHAAGYNSPDDQKPGWWDDMIGPGKAFDTDKYFIICSNFLGSCYGTTGPASIDPSTGKPYGLKFPVFTVKDMVKLQKKLIDYLGIEKLLCVAGGSMGGMQALEWAVTFPEKTYSIIPIATAGRITPMAIAFNTIGRFAIMKDPNWMNGDYYGKTFPRDGLAIARMAGHITYMSDKSFHKKFGRRYATFGGIYDFFGYFEVENYLRYNGYKFTERFDANSYLYIIKAMDIFDLSYGYGSYEEAIGRIEADSLFITFTSDFLFPSYQTEEIVNIMKNHGKNPEWVNIESDYGHDAFLLEFDTQTSCIKEFLSKIYNKVANQ; encoded by the coding sequence ATGAAAGAAAATTCAGTGGGATTAGTTAAAACTAAATACGTAACCTTTAAAGATGATTTTTATTTTGAAAGTGGAAGAATCTTATCGCCAATTACTGTAGCTTATGAAACATATGGCAAACTAAACGAAAAAAAAGATAATGCCATATTAATCTGCCATGCACTTACAGGTAGTGCACATGCAGCAGGATACAACTCTCCAGATGATCAAAAGCCTGGCTGGTGGGATGATATGATAGGACCAGGCAAAGCGTTTGATACTGACAAATACTTCATCATTTGCTCCAATTTTTTAGGTAGCTGTTATGGGACTACTGGACCTGCATCAATAGACCCTAGTACAGGGAAACCATACGGTTTAAAATTTCCCGTTTTTACTGTAAAAGATATGGTAAAACTTCAAAAGAAACTTATAGATTACCTTGGTATCGAAAAACTATTATGTGTTGCTGGCGGTTCTATGGGGGGGATGCAAGCTCTTGAATGGGCTGTGACATTTCCTGAAAAAACATACTCCATTATCCCAATTGCCACCGCAGGCAGAATAACTCCTATGGCAATAGCTTTCAACACAATTGGTAGATTTGCCATTATGAAAGATCCAAACTGGATGAATGGTGATTATTATGGAAAAACTTTTCCACGTGATGGCTTAGCTATTGCAAGAATGGCCGGCCATATCACCTATATGTCTGATAAATCATTCCATAAAAAATTTGGTAGGAGATACGCTACCTTTGGAGGGATTTACGATTTCTTCGGATATTTTGAAGTGGAAAATTATTTGCGTTATAATGGTTATAAATTTACTGAACGTTTTGATGCAAACAGTTATCTTTACATCATTAAAGCTATGGATATTTTCGATTTATCATATGGTTATGGCTCATATGAAGAAGCAATTGGCAGAATTGAAGCTGATTCGTTGTTTATCACTTTTACATCAGATTTCCTTTTTCCTTCATATCAAACAGAGGAAATTGTTAATATAATGAAAAACCATGGGAAAAATCCTGAGTGGGTAAATATAGAATCTGATTATGGACACGATGCTTTTCTCCTTGAGTTTGACACACAAACATCATGCATAAAAGAGTTTTTATCAAAAATTTATAACAAAGTTGCAAATCAATGA
- a CDS encoding class I SAM-dependent methyltransferase: MSFDNAALNYFFSSDHKEGFDLDYCKDYFSDYTFDKLLDVATATGHFIKVFNAKLTVATDISFNMLKTAKIKNNLENCINCKAENLPFKNKIFDIVTCRIALHHFRNPRKFFKETHRVLQKNGFFVLIDSIVDIEDAYLNVIEFIRDNSHFRSYTINEILEFANNKFRLLTFQSQFKRHNFKEWATRLNQDETTLLKIKESFMELPEKIKEELRIEFEDGEIISYTDKKGIFIFQTI, from the coding sequence ATGAGTTTTGATAACGCAGCTCTAAATTATTTTTTCAGCTCTGACCACAAGGAAGGTTTCGATCTTGATTACTGTAAAGATTATTTCAGCGACTATACTTTTGATAAACTTCTTGATGTAGCCACTGCCACTGGTCACTTTATAAAAGTTTTTAATGCAAAACTTACTGTTGCCACTGATATTAGTTTCAATATGCTAAAAACTGCTAAAATAAAAAATAATTTAGAAAACTGTATAAACTGCAAAGCAGAAAATCTACCGTTTAAAAATAAAATATTTGATATTGTTACCTGCAGGATAGCATTACATCATTTTAGAAATCCAAGGAAATTCTTTAAAGAAACACATAGGGTTTTACAAAAAAACGGTTTTTTCGTACTCATCGACAGCATAGTTGATATCGAAGATGCATACTTAAATGTCATAGAATTTATAAGAGACAATTCACATTTTAGGAGTTACACAATAAATGAAATCTTAGAATTTGCTAATAATAAATTCAGATTATTAACTTTTCAATCTCAATTTAAAAGACACAACTTTAAAGAGTGGGCAACAAGACTAAATCAGGATGAAACAACTTTGCTGAAAATTAAAGAATCCTTCATGGAACTACCAGAAAAAATAAAAGAGGAATTACGCATAGAATTTGAAGATGGAGAAATAATCTCTTATACTGATAAAAAAGGGATATTTATATTTCAAACCATATGA
- a CDS encoding ABC transporter ATP-binding protein gives MIKLKNVNYKNNNTYILKDVNYQFDKKTFYTIFGKSGSGKSSLLKSIVNLINFTGEITVFNKNILDLPPQKLRSKILYLHQEPLLFGDKVIDDIKTIYNLKIHKEKKLDINFYLELLKNFGYDKSFLEKPIKELSGGQKQIAAILRAITLKPDFLLLDEPTSALDINSEQILIDLLNNIKKEIGIISISHSINLITNSDIQVLISNGTILSDYKKIDETEIKKVLNE, from the coding sequence ATGATAAAACTAAAAAATGTTAATTATAAAAACAATAACACTTATATTTTAAAAGATGTTAATTATCAATTTGACAAAAAAACTTTTTACACAATTTTTGGTAAAAGCGGCAGTGGCAAAAGCTCCCTTTTAAAATCCATAGTAAACCTTATTAATTTTACAGGGGAAATAACTGTTTTTAATAAAAATATTCTTGATTTACCTCCGCAAAAATTACGCTCTAAAATCTTGTATTTACACCAAGAACCTTTGCTTTTTGGTGACAAAGTAATTGACGATATAAAAACAATTTACAACCTAAAAATTCACAAAGAAAAAAAACTTGATATCAATTTCTATTTAGAGTTACTAAAAAACTTTGGTTATGATAAATCGTTTTTGGAAAAACCCATTAAAGAGCTCTCAGGTGGGCAAAAACAGATCGCTGCAATTTTAAGAGCTATAACCTTAAAACCAGACTTTTTACTATTAGATGAACCCACATCAGCACTTGATATCAATAGCGAACAAATTTTGATTGACCTTTTAAACAATATTAAAAAAGAAATTGGGATAATTTCTATCTCACATTCAATCAATTTAATCACAAACAGTGATATACAAGTGCTTATATCAAACGGAACAATATTAAGTGATTATAAAAAAATAGATGAGACAGAAATAAAGAAGGTTTTAAATGAATAA
- a CDS encoding ABC transporter permease has protein sequence MNNIIDINSTGLMIIYFLVFINLILVEVLKFKLFKQFLIAITRMSIQLFIAGFILKYIFQLNTFHIIILVFLVMALFASNIILKKAKVPVKNLFFYIFLSITLVTLFIGFIFIKIIIGLTPWYEARYFIPLMGMILGNSMNGCALAIERFYSQIKNQQKEVESLLCLGASTFEAVKEIIINSLKAASLPYITSMSGIGLVFLPGMMTGQILSGTNPIVAVKYQLSIMIVIFTSVIFSSLLVVLFSYKIFFDKYGKIKNYE, from the coding sequence ATGAATAATATAATTGACATCAATAGCACCGGTTTGATGATTATATACTTCTTGGTCTTTATCAATCTCATTTTGGTAGAAGTACTAAAATTTAAGCTTTTTAAACAATTTTTAATCGCAATTACCAGAATGTCTATACAGCTTTTTATAGCAGGTTTTATTCTAAAGTATATTTTTCAACTAAATACTTTTCATATAATAATTTTAGTTTTTCTTGTAATGGCTCTTTTTGCGAGCAACATCATACTTAAAAAAGCAAAAGTCCCTGTCAAAAATCTTTTCTTCTATATTTTCTTGTCAATAACATTGGTAACGCTATTTATTGGCTTCATATTTATTAAAATAATAATAGGCTTAACACCTTGGTATGAAGCCAGATATTTTATACCATTGATGGGTATGATTTTAGGAAACTCTATGAACGGATGTGCACTAGCAATTGAACGCTTTTACTCCCAAATAAAGAATCAGCAAAAAGAAGTGGAATCCCTACTCTGCCTAGGTGCTTCAACTTTTGAAGCTGTAAAAGAGATAATTATAAACTCACTAAAAGCAGCCTCCCTCCCCTATATAACTTCTATGAGCGGTATAGGTCTTGTATTTTTACCTGGAATGATGACAGGGCAAATTTTATCAGGTACAAACCCTATTGTAGCTGTAAAATATCAACTATCTATAATGATTGTAATTTTTACAAGCGTCATATTTTCCTCTTTACTTGTGGTTTTATTTAGCTATAAAATATTTTTTGACAAATATGGAAAAATAAAAAATTATGAATGA
- a CDS encoding chloride channel protein — translation MNDFFKKINFPVIGRWFILGTIVGIIAGLGAIIFFIMLQGTSYFFLDYLAGLRIGETAGEPSLFGHATTEFKRWMLFIIPAIGGLLSGFLVYQFAPEAEGHGTDAAIEAIHFKNGYIRWQVPLIKTIASAITIGTGGSGGREGPIAQIGAGFASFLGRKLNITDREKRILTAAGMGAGVGAIFRSPLAGAIFAAEVLYSSSDLEAEVLLPSTITSIIAYSIFCSIFGWDSLFLTPDFKFTNPLELFTYTILGFACAFFGYLYVNIFYKTHNIFKSLKVSNYSKPVIGGFLTGLIGYFIPQALGGGYANIEKAMNGELAIWFLLILIFAKTFTTSFSIGSGGSAGIFGPSMVIGASVGGFMGLLLQKIFPTVVANPGAYALVGMAGFFAGIANTPLSTIIMVSEMTGNYHLLVPAMWVSSISFLVLRNTTIYISQVRSRSDSPIHKGEFFIQILQEIKVGDIMRKDPIIIKADMHFKDILEFIPTTKHNSFPVINDENKLVGVLRFEEIREFVFEEGLEDIVVAGEICDTETPVITPEATLADAIETIGFKNIELLPVVNTLEDRKLVGIITRRDIITIYNKELRKQKKQEALF, via the coding sequence ATGAATGATTTTTTTAAAAAGATAAATTTCCCTGTTATCGGTCGATGGTTCATTTTAGGAACAATTGTTGGAATAATAGCTGGTCTTGGAGCAATTATATTTTTTATAATGTTGCAAGGCACTTCATACTTTTTTCTTGATTATCTAGCTGGTTTAAGGATTGGTGAAACTGCTGGTGAGCCTTCACTATTTGGTCATGCTACAACAGAATTTAAAAGATGGATGTTATTTATCATCCCTGCTATAGGTGGATTATTAAGTGGATTTTTAGTTTATCAATTTGCTCCTGAGGCTGAAGGACACGGGACAGATGCTGCTATTGAAGCAATCCATTTTAAAAATGGTTATATTAGATGGCAAGTGCCATTAATCAAAACAATTGCAAGCGCAATTACAATTGGTACAGGTGGTTCAGGCGGTAGAGAAGGCCCTATTGCCCAGATTGGTGCTGGTTTTGCATCTTTCTTAGGAAGAAAACTAAATATAACAGATAGAGAAAAAAGAATTTTAACAGCTGCTGGAATGGGAGCTGGAGTTGGAGCTATTTTCAGAAGCCCTTTAGCTGGAGCAATATTTGCAGCCGAAGTTTTATACTCCTCAAGCGATTTAGAAGCAGAAGTTTTACTCCCTTCCACAATAACATCTATTATTGCCTATTCAATATTTTGTAGTATTTTTGGATGGGATTCACTATTTCTTACGCCAGATTTCAAATTTACAAATCCTTTAGAACTTTTTACTTATACCATTTTAGGTTTTGCATGTGCATTTTTTGGTTATTTATATGTAAATATCTTTTATAAAACTCACAATATATTTAAATCGCTCAAAGTTTCAAATTATTCAAAACCTGTGATTGGTGGTTTTTTAACAGGTCTAATCGGATATTTTATTCCACAAGCATTAGGTGGTGGTTATGCCAATATTGAAAAGGCAATGAATGGTGAGTTAGCAATATGGTTCCTTTTAATTTTAATTTTTGCAAAAACTTTTACAACATCATTTAGTATTGGAAGTGGTGGAAGTGCTGGAATATTTGGTCCATCAATGGTGATAGGTGCATCTGTTGGTGGATTTATGGGGTTATTACTTCAAAAAATTTTCCCAACAGTAGTTGCTAACCCAGGAGCTTATGCTCTTGTGGGTATGGCAGGTTTTTTTGCAGGAATTGCAAATACACCTTTATCAACAATCATCATGGTATCTGAGATGACAGGAAATTATCATCTATTAGTTCCAGCTATGTGGGTATCATCTATTTCGTTTCTAGTTCTTAGAAACACTACAATATATATATCACAAGTTAGATCAAGGAGTGATTCACCTATACACAAAGGTGAATTTTTTATTCAGATCCTTCAAGAAATTAAAGTGGGCGATATAATGCGTAAAGATCCAATTATCATTAAAGCAGACATGCATTTTAAAGATATTTTGGAGTTTATTCCAACAACTAAACATAACAGCTTCCCTGTTATAAATGATGAAAACAAATTAGTTGGTGTATTAAGATTCGAAGAGATAAGAGAATTTGTGTTTGAAGAAGGACTTGAAGATATTGTAGTAGCAGGAGAAATATGTGACACAGAAACTCCTGTGATAACACCTGAAGCTACACTTGCAGATGCTATAGAAACAATCGGTTTTAAAAACATTGAACTACTTCCAGTAGTTAATACATTGGAAGATAGAAAACTGGTAGGGATAATTACAAGAAGAGATATCATAACCATTTATAATAAAGAATTGAGAAAACAGAAAAAACAAGAAGCCCTCTTCTAA
- a CDS encoding STAS/SEC14 domain-containing protein, producing MDRLQVISHKGKTIIYLDFSKATPMEFYQLIEEGKKVISSLQKGSVYTLVNVTDLMGGKEQQLALKDFAEHNKPFVKVGAVVGVTGWRKAVYSLILRLTGRKNLKLCNTLEEAKDWLATQ from the coding sequence ATGGATAGACTCCAAGTTATTTCACATAAAGGCAAGACCATAATATACTTAGATTTTTCAAAAGCCACACCTATGGAATTTTACCAACTAATTGAAGAGGGGAAAAAGGTAATAAGTTCTCTTCAAAAAGGGAGCGTTTACACTTTGGTAAATGTTACTGATTTAATGGGTGGGAAAGAACAACAACTTGCCTTAAAAGATTTTGCCGAACATAACAAGCCTTTTGTAAAAGTAGGTGCTGTTGTGGGTGTTACTGGATGGAGGAAGGCAGTATATAGCTTGATACTAAGATTGACAGGAAGAAAAAATCTAAAACTTTGTAATACATTAGAAGAAGCTAAAGATTGGCTTGCTACTCAATAA
- a CDS encoding 3'-5' exonuclease — protein MNNEVKSYKFTVVDTETTGLSPYKGARLVEIAAVRLDEGLNIRLDRGFSTLINPKKPIPFQAYKIHKISDEMVKDAPTIEEVLPHFSKYVENTVFVAHNAPFDFKFIDYFYKKTGMNCPLIAVIDTLKLSRRIIPGLKSYSLDSLIQHFNIKLKINGSYRHRAIYDALHTAIIFKKLIEIESQRKGSLLLSDLVSYCY, from the coding sequence ATGAATAACGAAGTAAAATCCTATAAATTTACTGTTGTAGATACTGAAACAACTGGTCTGAGTCCTTACAAAGGTGCAAGATTAGTAGAAATAGCAGCGGTTAGGTTGGATGAAGGGCTCAACATTCGTTTAGATAGGGGGTTTTCTACTTTGATAAATCCTAAGAAACCTATCCCTTTTCAAGCATATAAAATTCATAAAATCAGTGATGAAATGGTAAAAGATGCACCGACTATCGAAGAAGTATTACCTCACTTTTCTAAATATGTCGAAAATACTGTTTTTGTAGCTCACAATGCTCCTTTTGATTTTAAATTTATCGATTATTTTTATAAAAAAACTGGGATGAATTGCCCCTTAATTGCGGTTATTGATACTCTCAAGTTATCAAGGAGAATAATACCTGGACTTAAAAGTTATAGTCTTGATTCGTTAATTCAACATTTTAATATAAAATTGAAAATAAATGGTAGTTATAGGCATAGGGCTATTTATGATGCGCTTCATACAGCTATTATTTTTAAAAAACTAATTGAGATAGAGAGTCAACGTAAAGGTTCTCTGCTGTTGAGTGATCTTGTATCTTATTGTTATTGA
- the rsmA gene encoding 16S rRNA (adenine(1518)-N(6)/adenine(1519)-N(6))-dimethyltransferase RsmA, with amino-acid sequence MLNLIKAYKSEFNKTKKSLGQHFLTNKHFISEIVSFLDLKEHDNVVEIGPGCGVLTYEILQKGVNLTVVDIDSDVCDFLSRYLYYFKNLKIINKDFIEITRDDLPDGKLKFAGNLPYNVSVKIFEKCVDFIDDIELMTFMFQKEVADRLTSEPCSKTYSSLSIFAQYYFNIEKIRNISGANFWPNTKVTSTVLKFIPRERYFNDLNKEKRFFDFVMSCFKSKRKTLKNNLSYLSKEQLEKIDKHFGEKIRAEQLSLDDFIKLFEMIENE; translated from the coding sequence ATGTTAAACTTAATCAAAGCTTATAAATCAGAATTTAATAAAACGAAAAAATCACTTGGTCAGCACTTTTTAACTAATAAACATTTTATAAGTGAAATTGTTAGTTTTTTAGATTTAAAAGAACATGATAATGTAGTTGAAATAGGACCAGGTTGCGGTGTCTTAACATATGAAATATTGCAGAAAGGGGTAAATTTGACTGTAGTTGATATAGATAGTGATGTTTGCGATTTTTTATCAAGATATCTTTATTATTTCAAAAATCTAAAAATCATTAATAAAGATTTTATTGAAATAACTAGAGATGATTTGCCTGATGGTAAGCTTAAGTTTGCTGGAAATCTTCCATATAATGTATCAGTCAAAATTTTTGAAAAATGTGTAGATTTTATAGATGATATAGAGTTAATGACTTTTATGTTTCAAAAAGAGGTTGCTGATAGATTGACCAGTGAACCCTGTTCTAAAACTTACTCTTCACTTTCTATCTTTGCCCAATACTATTTTAATATTGAAAAGATTAGGAATATATCAGGTGCAAATTTCTGGCCTAATACCAAGGTTACATCTACTGTTTTAAAATTTATCCCAAGAGAGAGATATTTTAATGACTTGAACAAAGAAAAAAGATTTTTTGATTTTGTGATGAGTTGTTTTAAAAGTAAGAGGAAGACATTGAAAAATAACTTATCTTATTTGAGCAAAGAGCAATTAGAAAAGATTGATAAGCATTTTGGAGAAAAGATTAGAGCAGAGCAATTGTCATTAGACGATTTTATAAAACTTTTTGAAATGATTGAAAATGAATAA
- the pdxA gene encoding 4-hydroxythreonine-4-phosphate dehydrogenase PdxA, giving the protein MEKIKIAVTIGDPAGVGPEICCKMIRDYCNKKPDDYELFVVGYKNIIKNTFQNVLKDDFDKYNCVIVEPDEKVNLESIRYGVVNKECGKASMLFVEKATKMVLNGQADALVTSPINKQAINLAGYDFPGHTEYLGYLTNTYDFSMMLVGDKIKVVLVTTHLAIKDIADRIDKKAVKKAILNANSAGRFFGIQKPRIAVCGLNPHAGDGGVLGDEELKIITPVINELKSENIDVHGPFPADSLFPKVLMGEFDFVVCIYHDQGLIPVKMESFGAAVNVTLNLPIIRTSVDHGTAYDIAGKNLANYGSLQRAIEVAKDMVKNVKLNQSL; this is encoded by the coding sequence ATGGAAAAGATTAAGATTGCAGTTACGATTGGAGATCCTGCAGGGGTTGGTCCAGAAATTTGTTGTAAAATGATACGTGATTACTGCAATAAAAAGCCTGACGATTATGAACTGTTTGTGGTTGGATATAAAAATATCATTAAGAATACTTTTCAAAATGTACTTAAAGATGATTTTGATAAATATAATTGTGTGATTGTAGAGCCTGATGAGAAAGTAAACTTAGAAAGTATCCGTTATGGCGTTGTTAATAAGGAATGTGGCAAAGCTTCTATGTTATTTGTAGAAAAAGCAACTAAGATGGTATTAAATGGGCAAGCAGATGCTCTAGTAACATCGCCTATAAATAAGCAGGCTATAAATTTAGCTGGATATGATTTTCCTGGTCATACTGAATATCTAGGTTATTTAACAAATACATATGATTTTAGTATGATGCTTGTGGGGGATAAAATAAAAGTAGTTCTTGTAACTACTCATTTAGCAATAAAGGATATAGCAGATAGAATTGATAAAAAAGCTGTTAAAAAAGCAATTTTAAATGCAAATAGCGCAGGGCGTTTTTTTGGAATTCAAAAACCCAGAATTGCAGTTTGTGGATTAAACCCTCATGCTGGAGATGGGGGTGTGCTTGGGGATGAAGAGCTTAAAATAATAACCCCTGTTATAAATGAATTAAAAAGTGAAAATATAGATGTACATGGCCCATTTCCTGCTGATTCACTATTCCCAAAGGTATTGATGGGTGAATTTGATTTTGTTGTTTGTATATATCATGATCAAGGGTTAATTCCTGTTAAAATGGAAAGTTTTGGTGCAGCAGTCAACGTTACTCTTAATTTGCCAATAATTAGGACTTCTGTCGATCATGGCACAGCTTATGATATTGCTGGTAAAAATTTAGCAAATTATGGAAGTTTACAAAGGGCAATAGAAGTTGCTAAGGATATGGTAAAAAATGTTAAACTTAATCAAAGCTTATAA
- a CDS encoding ABC transporter permease — MINSLRLIFIFALRNLKEEKLFSLISIFGVALGVGLFLSILNSTQSAIKSMSSDIEKLNPIANYEINDKFGKPFDESIIKILNDRQIRNYPVIKNNAQSEDEKLVIPIFAIDLLKAIKNSNIDITDSNLDLQSFFQKQNAIFITDDIAKRLKVKVNEELFLNVDGRKKFFIAGIIDSEQVPSGIYQDIGNFQEEFKFFGKVSRIDVNLEQEQVDELKSLLPANLLLQKKSVLIKNQGEILKSFKMNLYFISFIAFLVGFFMLFNTIFITVVKKREQIGTLRALGSSKLQILFLFIFQSLFLGILGSILGLLLGQILSIYSSAVVEETISTIFKPVYIKNIFSFNSYSFYAVFLGICISLLSSVFPAIEAARVNPVETVRRGTFELKFKKYYKIWFLVGLFFIGLGILFSFFDYYYNISEYPYLSYVGVFFILIGFCAAAFLYLEKLIIFVEKFIKKIFKTAGFISFADIFSSSYRFAIALISVAISTALVISMVTLIDSFKISLTKWIDNNLRADIFIKSASCSSNFCFEPLDENTLYKIKTVDGVEAVSTFRAMPGTFKGKEILLGFGEEKVVKKYHNGIDNFEVTKSVAVSEYFKIRYGLKVGDFIEIDTPKGKEKFKIREIFTSYSNVNGFIIFDNSFQKRYWDELKFTQVSIYLKKGVDADSVISKLESLINQDGSLDIFNNDVIRKKVIKIFDKSFAITYAIQGIALIVSLFGMGNMLYAVALERRKEISILKYLGANNRLLSKIYTLSAAVIGFFGAFYGVLLGSVLSLIIIKVVNTKSFGWSIEYHVNFIKTSLLLLVLVLFVILAGLLPIKTIKQLDPKKFASYE; from the coding sequence GTGATTAACAGTTTAAGACTCATATTTATTTTTGCTTTGAGAAATTTAAAAGAGGAAAAGCTCTTTAGCCTTATATCCATTTTTGGTGTAGCTCTTGGTGTAGGCTTGTTTTTATCTATCTTAAATTCCACCCAAAGTGCAATAAAAAGTATGTCAAGTGATATAGAAAAATTAAATCCTATAGCAAATTATGAGATAAATGACAAATTTGGCAAACCTTTTGACGAAAGTATAATTAAAATTTTAAACGATAGACAGATAAGAAATTACCCTGTCATAAAAAATAATGCTCAATCAGAAGATGAAAAATTAGTTATCCCTATATTTGCAATAGATTTACTTAAAGCAATAAAAAACAGTAATATTGACATAACAGACTCAAATTTAGATTTGCAGAGTTTTTTTCAAAAGCAAAATGCAATATTTATTACAGATGACATTGCAAAAAGATTAAAAGTAAAAGTAAATGAAGAGCTTTTCCTAAATGTAGATGGAAGAAAAAAGTTTTTTATAGCTGGAATTATAGATTCAGAGCAAGTGCCTTCAGGTATTTATCAGGATATTGGTAATTTTCAGGAAGAATTTAAATTTTTTGGAAAAGTATCAAGGATTGATGTAAATTTAGAACAAGAGCAGGTTGATGAGCTAAAATCTTTGTTGCCTGCAAATCTTCTTTTGCAAAAGAAATCTGTGCTTATAAAAAATCAAGGGGAAATCTTAAAATCGTTTAAAATGAACCTTTATTTTATAAGTTTTATAGCTTTTTTAGTAGGATTCTTTATGCTCTTTAATACTATTTTTATTACCGTTGTCAAAAAAAGGGAACAAATTGGCACATTAAGGGCATTGGGAAGTTCAAAATTGCAGATTTTATTTTTGTTTATTTTTCAATCACTTTTCCTTGGTATTTTGGGCTCAATTTTAGGGCTATTATTGGGACAAATTTTAAGCATATATTCTTCTGCTGTAGTTGAAGAAACAATAAGTACAATCTTTAAACCTGTTTATATAAAAAACATTTTTTCGTTTAACTCATATTCATTTTATGCTGTTTTTTTGGGTATCTGCATCTCACTCTTATCCTCTGTTTTTCCTGCGATAGAAGCAGCCAGGGTAAACCCTGTAGAAACTGTAAGAAGAGGGACTTTTGAGCTAAAATTTAAAAAATATTATAAAATTTGGTTTTTAGTTGGACTTTTTTTTATTGGATTAGGAATACTGTTTAGCTTTTTTGATTATTACTACAATATTTCTGAGTATCCTTATCTATCCTATGTAGGAGTTTTTTTTATACTGATTGGTTTTTGTGCTGCAGCATTTTTATATCTTGAAAAGCTTATAATTTTTGTAGAAAAATTTATAAAAAAGATATTTAAGACAGCAGGTTTTATATCTTTTGCAGATATTTTCAGTAGCTCATACCGATTTGCCATTGCATTAATAAGTGTAGCTATTTCAACGGCACTTGTTATCAGCATGGTTACTTTAATAGATTCCTTTAAAATTTCACTCACAAAATGGATAGATAACAACCTTAGAGCAGATATTTTTATCAAGTCCGCAAGTTGTTCGTCCAATTTTTGTTTTGAGCCCCTTGATGAAAATACTTTATATAAAATCAAAACTGTTGATGGGGTAGAAGCTGTCAGCACTTTTCGTGCTATGCCGGGGACTTTTAAAGGGAAAGAGATACTTTTAGGTTTTGGAGAGGAAAAGGTTGTTAAAAAGTATCATAACGGTATCGATAATTTTGAAGTAACAAAAAGTGTAGCTGTTTCAGAGTATTTTAAAATTAGATACGGTTTAAAAGTAGGGGATTTTATAGAAATTGACACGCCAAAGGGGAAGGAAAAATTTAAAATCAGAGAAATTTTTACAAGTTATTCTAATGTAAATGGATTTATAATCTTTGATAATTCTTTTCAAAAAAGGTATTGGGACGAATTAAAATTTACTCAAGTCAGTATTTATCTCAAAAAAGGGGTTGATGCAGATAGTGTTATCAGCAAATTAGAAAGCTTAATTAATCAAGATGGAAGTTTAGATATTTTCAATAACGATGTTATCAGGAAAAAGGTTATCAAAATCTTTGATAAGAGCTTTGCTATTACTTATGCTATTCAGGGGATAGCTCTTATTGTATCACTTTTTGGTATGGGGAATATGCTCTATGCAGTAGCCCTTGAGAGAAGAAAAGAGATTAGCATTTTAAAATATTTAGGTGCAAATAACAGGCTTTTATCTAAAATCTACACACTGTCTGCAGCTGTAATCGGTTTCTTTGGTGCTTTTTATGGAGTCTTGCTTGGAAGTGTATTAAGTCTAATAATCATCAAAGTGGTAAATACAAAATCTTTTGGCTGGTCAATTGAATATCATGTTAACTTTATCAAAACATCACTTTTACTCTTAGTCCTTGTGCTGTTTGTAATTTTAGCGGGTTTATTGCCTATCAAAACCATCAAACAGCTAGACCCTAAAAAATTTGCAAGTTATGAGTAA